From Paenibacillus graminis, a single genomic window includes:
- a CDS encoding LysM peptidoglycan-binding domain-containing protein has product MFDQSHGLRFDIYERIHLPAELPGIAELEEVELIPDIQVIQREDRAELYGQLLLTGLYRGEDDRTQRLEHAIPVEITVPLTRVSSLDDIGVEIENFDIDLLTMRTVNITGVLSLRGIGSGETQPAWQQEEYTVAYTAEEAEQRQEAPAAKHEHENDALYENSLWTYGEGATDIAAHEQADAIAAETTASAVNPLFPDEAVYTGPAAVAQPPQKDKEPKARTHSLDTPTGYAAAEPTAHPQKADKAPQEPVASHFLAANDLNPAETARISGSTEALGAESGEPEAEIHAVHKEEPQAVAEAVENAATPPAEAAAETLPANENELFTAPDVQPVPEEKPDLKIALGSKKEEKAEEREPLTYSTLLSSSRAHREQENQHAQEQEAAVPAAAPDAGNDTEWKSRFIGGRGGTELFRKVRLCIVQREETLDTIAEKYQLSARELVMYNRLSGQNVEEGQVLYIP; this is encoded by the coding sequence GTGTTTGACCAGTCCCACGGCTTGCGGTTTGATATTTATGAACGCATTCATCTGCCTGCAGAACTTCCGGGAATCGCTGAGCTGGAAGAGGTTGAGCTGATCCCGGACATTCAGGTAATTCAGCGGGAGGATCGTGCCGAGCTGTACGGCCAGCTGCTGCTAACCGGGCTCTACCGCGGAGAAGATGACCGGACCCAGCGTCTGGAGCATGCGATTCCCGTAGAAATCACAGTTCCGCTGACACGGGTCAGCTCGCTTGATGACATAGGGGTGGAGATCGAGAATTTCGATATTGACCTGCTTACGATGCGCACGGTCAATATCACCGGCGTGCTTTCGCTGCGCGGAATCGGCAGCGGTGAAACCCAGCCGGCCTGGCAGCAGGAGGAGTACACGGTAGCTTACACTGCTGAAGAGGCAGAGCAGAGACAGGAAGCTCCAGCTGCCAAGCATGAGCATGAGAATGACGCGCTTTATGAGAATTCACTATGGACCTACGGTGAAGGAGCAACGGATATCGCTGCTCATGAGCAAGCGGATGCCATTGCTGCAGAAACTACGGCTTCTGCAGTGAATCCGCTGTTTCCCGATGAAGCGGTATACACCGGGCCCGCCGCAGTGGCCCAACCGCCGCAAAAGGACAAGGAACCCAAGGCGCGGACCCACAGTCTCGATACTCCAACCGGCTATGCTGCCGCAGAACCAACCGCACACCCGCAGAAGGCGGATAAGGCTCCTCAGGAACCGGTTGCCAGCCACTTTCTCGCAGCCAACGACTTGAACCCTGCAGAAACCGCCCGGATTTCAGGCAGTACGGAAGCGCTGGGGGCAGAGTCCGGTGAGCCGGAAGCGGAAATCCATGCTGTGCATAAGGAGGAGCCGCAAGCTGTGGCGGAGGCTGTGGAGAACGCGGCAACCCCGCCTGCTGAAGCTGCTGCGGAAACCCTGCCAGCCAATGAGAATGAGCTTTTTACGGCGCCTGACGTCCAGCCGGTGCCCGAAGAGAAGCCTGATCTGAAGATTGCGCTAGGCAGCAAAAAAGAAGAGAAGGCTGAGGAACGGGAGCCTCTTACTTACTCTACTCTGCTCAGCTCCAGCAGAGCCCACAGAGAACAAGAGAATCAGCATGCCCAGGAGCAGGAGGCTGCGGTCCCGGCGGCAGCGCCGGATGCCGGCAATGATACCGAATGGAAAAGCCGGTTCATCGGAGGCCGTGGCGGTACGGAGCTGTTCCGTAAGGTTCGGCTCTGCATTGTCCAGCGCGAAGAAACGCTGGATACGATTGCTGAGAAATACCAGCTAAGCGCAAGGGAGTTAGTCATGTACAACCGCCTCTCCGGACAGAACGTGGAGGAAGGCCAGGTCCTGTACATTCCCTGA
- a CDS encoding bifunctional folylpolyglutamate synthase/dihydrofolate synthase — translation MDEWTGSGGTAPLTSYTEAVDWINGLIPFGIRPGLERIERLMEKLGQPQRKLKFIHVAGTNGKGSTCAFLTSVLIRSGYSVGTFTSPYITKFTNRFQYNGTDIPEDVLTELANKLRPLVEEIAQSELGSPTMFEVATALAILYYAEVCYPDVVVWETGLGGRLDVTNIVTPIVSIITNVGHDHTDVLGDTLEEIAGEKAGIIKPGVPAVSCVSQPEAIAVLKAKAAACKSTLYLAGEDFSYGSAVVSGGLQTFTFKGPFRSLELGIAMKGEHQLSNSAGAMMALEVLRQYMAFMLEDEDVLEGFRSTFWAGRLEEVSTSPRIVLDGAHNPEGAESLAKSLPQFYKYDKLNLLMGMLANKHHESYFKHILPIVDTLILTEPDFRKKMDAEDLQAIAERLREKYAKENLVIKVEHDWGQALQLLQSITAEQDLAVVSGTLYLISDVRSTLLRQPNSEKGW, via the coding sequence ATGGACGAGTGGACCGGGAGCGGCGGAACCGCTCCCTTAACTTCTTATACAGAAGCAGTAGATTGGATTAACGGCCTCATTCCTTTCGGCATCCGCCCGGGGCTCGAACGGATTGAACGGCTGATGGAGAAGCTGGGCCAGCCCCAGCGCAAACTCAAGTTCATTCATGTGGCGGGTACGAACGGCAAAGGCTCGACCTGCGCTTTTTTGACCAGTGTGCTGATCAGAAGCGGGTATAGCGTGGGAACCTTCACGTCTCCCTACATTACCAAATTCACGAACCGTTTTCAGTACAATGGAACGGACATTCCTGAGGATGTCCTTACAGAACTTGCGAACAAGCTTCGTCCGCTGGTAGAAGAGATTGCGCAGAGCGAGTTGGGCTCTCCGACAATGTTCGAGGTTGCTACGGCTCTCGCCATTCTCTATTATGCGGAAGTCTGCTATCCCGATGTTGTCGTATGGGAGACTGGTCTTGGGGGAAGGCTGGATGTAACTAATATTGTAACCCCGATTGTGTCTATCATTACAAATGTCGGCCACGATCATACTGATGTTCTGGGTGATACGCTGGAGGAGATTGCGGGGGAGAAAGCCGGGATCATCAAGCCCGGTGTTCCGGCGGTCAGCTGTGTAAGCCAGCCGGAGGCCATAGCGGTGCTTAAGGCCAAAGCGGCTGCCTGCAAATCCACACTCTATCTTGCCGGAGAAGATTTCAGCTACGGCAGCGCCGTGGTCAGCGGTGGCCTTCAGACGTTCACCTTCAAGGGCCCTTTCCGTTCCCTTGAGCTTGGCATTGCCATGAAAGGGGAGCATCAGCTTAGTAATAGCGCCGGGGCGATGATGGCGCTGGAGGTCCTGCGTCAGTACATGGCTTTTATGCTGGAGGACGAGGATGTGCTGGAAGGCTTCCGCAGCACTTTTTGGGCGGGACGTCTGGAGGAAGTAAGCACCTCTCCGCGAATTGTGCTGGATGGTGCGCATAATCCCGAAGGTGCAGAGAGTCTGGCCAAAAGCCTGCCCCAGTTTTACAAGTACGATAAATTAAATTTGCTCATGGGGATGCTGGCAAATAAGCATCATGAGTCATACTTCAAGCATATACTGCCTATAGTGGATACGCTCATCCTGACCGAACCGGATTTCCGGAAGAAAATGGACGCGGAAGATCTGCAGGCCATCGCAGAACGTCTGCGGGAGAAATATGCCAAAGAGAATTTGGTAATCAAAGTAGAACATGATTGGGGCCAAGCGCTGCAGCTTCTGCAGTCGATCACAGCGGAGCAGGACCTTGCGGTCGTCTCCGGAACGCTGTATTTGATTTCTGATGTGCGCAGTACGCTTTTGCGGCAACCCAATTCTGAAAAAGGCTGGTGA
- a CDS encoding GGDEF domain-containing protein, translating to MSKARLFDLSLFAGSLAIAFGARHAVVLDPAYLKALILCWAFSSFYFQLRIVTRSGNSTIDYAISYTSSFGIFAGPLGTFWLEVLYRFTVFFYKKKTKTADPGEFLDTLYNIGSFTLGGSAGYYLYTLLYPYAAKLPLGYWLLFFLVVCVTTFLSSGFLVITCALSGDITTRKEAMNLLLHSRNLLDFSKVALSNALLLRLLQMGKWEMLIALFLLNYIVSISFYSKSQSARHKFERDKFEQMAYRDFLTGTFNRAHMDKMMKELNHSGEHIGILVADIDRFKKINDTYNHAVGDRVITHFAHTLQAHMQDEDILFRSGGEEFTMFLRHKSFGECRTQIQGILDTIAGHSTTAEYEDQWINVVYTASFGLYYYQAAPGQKTSMEKAYVYADQLLLESKKLGRNRLRYTNELEV from the coding sequence ATGTCCAAAGCAAGGCTGTTTGACCTTTCTCTGTTTGCTGGCTCTCTGGCCATAGCCTTCGGCGCGAGGCACGCTGTGGTGCTGGACCCTGCTTATCTCAAAGCTCTCATTCTCTGCTGGGCTTTCTCCAGTTTTTATTTTCAACTGCGCATTGTTACCCGAAGCGGCAACTCCACGATAGATTATGCGATCAGCTATACTTCATCTTTTGGTATATTTGCAGGACCCCTGGGTACTTTTTGGTTAGAGGTGCTCTACCGGTTCACTGTGTTTTTCTATAAAAAGAAAACGAAAACCGCGGACCCCGGAGAATTCCTGGATACCCTTTACAATATTGGTTCCTTTACGCTAGGCGGTTCTGCCGGGTATTACCTGTACACTCTGCTCTATCCGTATGCCGCAAAACTTCCGCTCGGCTACTGGCTGCTGTTTTTCCTTGTAGTCTGTGTGACGACATTCCTGTCATCCGGTTTCCTGGTGATTACCTGTGCCCTGTCCGGTGACATTACCACCCGCAAAGAGGCCATGAACCTGCTGCTGCACAGCAGAAATCTGCTGGATTTCAGTAAGGTGGCCCTGTCCAATGCCCTGCTCCTGCGCCTGCTGCAGATGGGAAAATGGGAAATGCTGATCGCCCTCTTCCTGCTGAACTACATCGTCAGCATCTCCTTTTATTCCAAATCGCAAAGCGCCAGGCATAAATTTGAACGGGACAAGTTCGAGCAGATGGCCTACCGTGACTTTTTGACCGGCACCTTCAACCGCGCCCATATGGACAAAATGATGAAGGAGCTGAATCACAGCGGGGAACATATCGGCATCCTCGTGGCGGACATCGACCGCTTCAAAAAAATCAATGATACCTATAACCACGCCGTCGGCGACCGGGTGATCACCCACTTTGCCCATACGCTGCAGGCACACATGCAGGATGAGGATATTTTGTTCCGCAGCGGCGGCGAAGAATTTACTATGTTCCTGAGACACAAATCCTTCGGAGAGTGCCGCACGCAGATTCAGGGAATTCTGGATACCATTGCCGGGCACAGCACCACCGCCGAGTATGAGGACCAGTGGATTAATGTTGTATATACGGCTTCTTTTGGACTCTATTATTACCAAGCAGCCCCCGGACAGAAGACCTCTATGGAAAAAGCATATGTCTATGCAGACCAGCTGCTGCTGGAATCCAAGAAGCTTGGCCGCAACCGGCTTAGGTATACAAATGAGCTGGAAGTTTGA
- a CDS encoding glycosyltransferase family 4 protein, producing MKILLVTYWGLTNMGGIWTYMKQLADKLSEQGHEVTLMGSRAEDHTLYLLDQGISFDKKVLYNSLLPQLDISRFPHLHLEHGIFSFELGRYVFEGGAAVLGLEKYDVIHAQDPISAYAIRRIMKVRKPLVASFHGALAYESYFEYKGIEPELTRKEYEKRAIWRYFRRLEGMGVQSSDLILVSSNWIGQLVNREDAGGAAIHTLPYGMDVKQYDAKAVMPAPLKFADGLKVIMYAGRLEYIKGVHVLIGALGILQHSRRDWVCAIAGIGSLTEELQEQARVLGIQERVFFTGKIDNIPAALTAADIYVQPSLQDTQPFSVTEAQLAGIAPIVAGTAGMPEMVQQGVTGFVVPPEDCAALAKQLEQLLGDDELRVRTGKQARSWAAQNRSLDGMAAGTLMAYHEAAALHQRRRNYSADRSCRKGAVSPRLPDAFHPADVLELMIPGNPLALALREGLPQKYSIPDNRMVIDG from the coding sequence ATGAAGATACTGCTGGTCACCTACTGGGGACTTACGAATATGGGCGGGATCTGGACGTATATGAAGCAGTTGGCTGACAAGCTGAGTGAACAAGGGCATGAAGTGACGCTGATGGGTTCCCGGGCGGAAGATCATACGCTCTACCTGCTGGATCAAGGAATTTCCTTTGATAAAAAAGTCCTATACAACTCGCTGCTGCCTCAGCTCGATATCAGCCGGTTTCCCCATCTGCACCTGGAGCATGGGATTTTCAGCTTTGAGCTTGGCCGTTACGTCTTTGAGGGGGGGGCCGCAGTTCTCGGCCTGGAGAAGTATGATGTGATCCATGCGCAGGACCCGATCTCGGCCTATGCCATCCGGCGGATTATGAAGGTGCGGAAACCGCTGGTAGCAAGCTTTCACGGGGCGCTGGCTTATGAATCCTACTTCGAATATAAGGGGATTGAACCGGAGCTTACCCGCAAAGAATATGAGAAACGGGCCATCTGGCGGTATTTCCGCCGCCTGGAGGGGATGGGCGTTCAATCCTCTGACCTGATTCTGGTTTCTTCGAACTGGATTGGGCAGCTGGTGAACCGGGAGGATGCAGGGGGAGCGGCGATTCACACACTGCCGTATGGAATGGATGTGAAGCAGTACGATGCCAAGGCGGTAATGCCTGCCCCGCTGAAGTTCGCAGACGGGCTTAAAGTGATTATGTACGCCGGACGTCTTGAATATATCAAAGGGGTGCATGTGCTGATAGGCGCTCTGGGAATTCTGCAGCACAGCCGCCGCGACTGGGTATGTGCGATTGCCGGAATTGGCAGCCTTACGGAAGAATTACAGGAGCAGGCACGGGTGCTGGGGATTCAGGAACGGGTATTTTTTACCGGCAAAATAGACAATATCCCGGCTGCGCTGACCGCTGCCGACATTTATGTGCAGCCCAGCCTGCAGGACACACAGCCTTTTTCAGTGACGGAGGCCCAGCTTGCCGGGATCGCGCCGATTGTGGCCGGAACGGCAGGGATGCCGGAAATGGTGCAGCAGGGTGTGACGGGATTTGTCGTTCCGCCAGAGGACTGCGCGGCTTTGGCAAAGCAGCTTGAACAACTGCTGGGAGACGATGAGCTTCGGGTGCGCACCGGGAAGCAGGCGCGAAGCTGGGCTGCGCAGAACCGTTCGCTGGACGGAATGGCAGCGGGCACACTGATGGCGTACCACGAAGCGGCCGCGCTGCATCAGAGACGGCGCAACTATAGTGCAGACAGAAGCTGCCGCAAGGGTGCAGTGTCCCCAAGGCTGCCTGATGCCTTTCATCCTGCCGATGTGCTTGAGCTCATGATTCCGGGAAATCCGCTGGCCCTTGCCTTGCGGGAGGGACTTCCACAGAAGTATAGCATTCCCGACAACCGGATGGTTATTGACGGGTAA
- the ypfJ gene encoding KPN_02809 family neutral zinc metallopeptidase, translating into MKWQGRRGSSNVEDRRGMGGGGKLIGGGISGIIIVVIVTLLSGGNIGDILGGITTGGTNSSAPYEQTAQEKELADFVSVVLADTEDVWSEVFQEEGMAYQDPTLVLYTGSVDSACGTATSAVGPFYCPGDAKLYIDLSFYDELQQRFQAPGDFAMAYVVAHEVGHHVQTLLGTTKKLDSLRQSLSETEYNKYQVRFELQADYLAGVWAKHAQGMNLLEEGDLEEALTAASAVGDDTIQKQAQGYAVPDSFTHGTSEQRKRWFYKGFNSGTIEGGDTFNASEL; encoded by the coding sequence ATGAAGTGGCAGGGAAGAAGAGGCAGCTCAAATGTGGAGGACCGCCGGGGCATGGGCGGCGGAGGGAAGCTGATCGGCGGCGGAATAAGCGGAATTATTATTGTGGTGATTGTCACGCTGCTGAGCGGCGGAAATATTGGAGATATTCTTGGAGGAATCACGACCGGGGGGACCAATTCCTCGGCACCTTATGAGCAGACGGCACAGGAGAAGGAACTGGCCGACTTTGTATCCGTTGTGCTGGCAGATACGGAGGATGTGTGGTCTGAGGTTTTTCAGGAAGAAGGGATGGCCTATCAAGACCCGACGCTTGTGCTCTACACCGGCAGTGTGGATTCGGCCTGCGGGACGGCAACGTCGGCGGTGGGGCCGTTTTATTGTCCGGGGGATGCCAAGCTGTACATCGATCTCAGCTTTTATGACGAGCTGCAGCAGCGGTTCCAGGCTCCGGGGGATTTTGCCATGGCTTATGTCGTTGCCCACGAGGTGGGGCATCACGTGCAGACGCTGCTCGGCACCACAAAGAAACTGGATTCGCTCCGCCAGAGCCTGAGCGAAACTGAATACAATAAATACCAAGTGCGTTTTGAGCTTCAGGCCGATTATCTGGCCGGTGTCTGGGCCAAACACGCCCAGGGGATGAATCTGCTGGAGGAGGGCGATCTGGAAGAGGCGCTAACGGCGGCAAGTGCGGTCGGCGATGATACGATCCAGAAGCAGGCGCAAGGATATGCGGTGCCGGACAGCTTCACCCACGGCACTTCAGAGCAGCGCAAGCGCTGGTTCTACAAAGGCTTCAATTCCGGCACCATTGAAGGCGGAGATACCTTTAACGCCTCCGAACTGTAG
- a CDS encoding valine--tRNA ligase: MQDTVQADTPGSKQNDMPTTYDPKAAEQKWYAYWMEHGFFEAGKRPEAEPYSIVIPPPNVTGMLHIGHALDFTLQDILIRTKRMQGFDTLWLPGTDHAGIATQTKVEQKLRQQGISRHDLGREKFLEQVWAWKDQYAETIHEQWAKMGLSLDYSRERFTFDEGMAAAVRKVFVELYQKGLIYRGKRIINWDPAARTALSDIEVEYKEVNGHLYHLRYPLKDGSGFLTVATTRPETMLGDTAVAVHPEDERYQDLIGKTLILPIIGREIPVIADEYVEKDFGSGAVKITPAHDPNDFEVGLRHNLPQINVMDESGTMNEEAGPYQGQDRSECRKNIIADLQEQGVLISIEDHVHQVGHSERSGAVVEPYLSTQWFVKMQPLAEKAIAAQKDGSGVNFVPERFEKTYLNWIENIRDWCISRQLWWGHRIPAWYSESTGEVFVADSEEDARRISGLDDLRQDEDVLDTWFSSNLWPFATLGWPDENSSDYQRYYPNNVLVTGYDIIYFWVARMIFSALEFTEKKPFSDVLIHGLVRDAEGRKMSKSLGNGIDPLDVIEQYGADAMRYMISTGITAGQDLRFRIEKVEQARNFANKIWNASRFALMNLEGVSFADIDITGELSTADRWILHRLNETSRDITRLIDAYEYGETGRLLYNFIWDDLCDWYIEFSKLTLYGEDAAAKAKTQSVLAYVLDRTLRLIHPFMPFITEEIWQHLPHEGDTITLAEWPKYEAALEQPQAVAEMSLLMDVIRAVRNVRAEVNVPMSKKVELIIKAASEETLSIIAKNDNYIGRFCNTSSFEAGLEPNTPDKVMSAVITGAELLLPLAGLIDIEQEIIRLEKEVQTLNSEVERVEKKLGNQGFVAKAPAKVIEEERAKQADYSAKREKVLARIAELRG; encoded by the coding sequence ATGCAGGATACGGTGCAAGCTGATACGCCGGGCAGCAAACAGAACGACATGCCGACCACATATGATCCGAAGGCGGCGGAACAGAAATGGTACGCTTACTGGATGGAGCATGGCTTCTTTGAAGCCGGCAAACGTCCGGAAGCAGAACCTTATAGCATTGTCATCCCTCCGCCGAATGTAACGGGGATGCTGCACATTGGGCATGCGCTCGATTTCACGCTGCAGGATATTCTGATCCGCACAAAGCGGATGCAGGGTTTCGATACCCTTTGGCTGCCGGGAACCGACCATGCGGGCATTGCCACGCAGACGAAGGTGGAGCAGAAGCTGCGCCAGCAGGGGATTTCCCGGCATGACCTGGGACGCGAGAAGTTCCTGGAGCAGGTATGGGCCTGGAAGGACCAGTATGCCGAGACTATTCATGAGCAGTGGGCTAAGATGGGCCTGTCCCTTGACTATTCACGTGAACGGTTTACCTTTGATGAGGGGATGGCGGCGGCAGTACGCAAGGTATTTGTAGAATTGTACCAGAAAGGCCTGATCTACCGCGGCAAGCGGATCATCAACTGGGACCCTGCTGCGCGTACAGCTTTGTCGGACATTGAGGTGGAATACAAAGAGGTTAACGGCCATCTGTATCATCTGCGCTATCCGCTGAAGGACGGCAGCGGCTTCCTTACGGTAGCCACGACACGTCCGGAAACGATGCTGGGGGATACGGCGGTTGCGGTGCATCCTGAGGATGAGCGTTATCAGGATCTGATCGGCAAAACCCTGATTCTGCCGATCATCGGCCGCGAGATTCCGGTTATTGCCGATGAATATGTAGAGAAGGATTTCGGCAGCGGTGCGGTTAAGATTACCCCGGCCCATGATCCGAACGATTTTGAAGTAGGTCTGCGCCACAACCTTCCGCAGATTAATGTCATGGACGAGAGCGGAACCATGAACGAGGAAGCCGGTCCGTATCAGGGCCAGGACCGCAGTGAATGCCGCAAGAATATCATCGCCGATCTTCAGGAACAGGGTGTTCTGATTTCAATTGAGGACCATGTGCACCAGGTGGGACACAGCGAGCGTTCCGGTGCTGTAGTCGAGCCTTATCTGTCCACCCAGTGGTTCGTAAAGATGCAGCCTTTGGCCGAGAAGGCGATTGCTGCCCAAAAAGACGGCAGCGGCGTCAACTTCGTACCGGAACGTTTTGAGAAAACCTATCTGAACTGGATTGAGAACATCCGCGACTGGTGCATCTCCCGCCAGCTGTGGTGGGGGCACCGGATTCCGGCCTGGTACTCCGAATCCACAGGGGAAGTATTTGTTGCAGACAGTGAAGAGGATGCCCGCAGAATCAGCGGCCTTGACGATCTGAGACAGGATGAAGATGTTTTGGACACCTGGTTCAGCTCCAACCTGTGGCCGTTTGCAACGTTGGGCTGGCCGGATGAGAACAGCAGCGATTATCAGCGGTATTACCCGAACAATGTTCTGGTTACCGGATACGATATTATCTACTTCTGGGTAGCGCGGATGATCTTCAGCGCACTTGAATTTACAGAGAAGAAGCCGTTCTCCGATGTGCTGATCCATGGCCTGGTCCGCGACGCTGAAGGACGCAAAATGTCCAAGTCGCTCGGCAACGGGATTGATCCGCTGGATGTTATCGAGCAGTATGGCGCAGATGCCATGCGCTATATGATTTCCACCGGCATCACGGCCGGCCAGGATCTGCGGTTCCGCATTGAGAAGGTAGAGCAGGCGCGTAATTTTGCCAACAAAATATGGAATGCCTCACGCTTTGCCCTGATGAATCTGGAGGGCGTAAGCTTTGCAGATATTGACATTACCGGTGAGCTTTCGACAGCAGACCGCTGGATTTTACACCGCCTGAACGAAACTTCTCGCGATATTACGCGTCTAATTGACGCGTACGAGTATGGTGAGACAGGCCGCCTCCTGTACAACTTCATTTGGGATGATCTGTGCGACTGGTACATTGAGTTCTCCAAGCTTACACTGTACGGAGAGGACGCTGCTGCCAAAGCTAAGACGCAATCGGTGCTGGCCTATGTGCTTGACCGTACGCTGCGCCTGATTCATCCGTTCATGCCGTTCATTACGGAGGAAATCTGGCAGCATCTGCCGCATGAGGGAGATACCATTACGCTGGCAGAGTGGCCGAAGTATGAAGCCGCACTGGAGCAGCCGCAGGCTGTGGCGGAAATGAGTCTGCTGATGGATGTGATCCGTGCAGTCCGCAATGTCCGCGCTGAGGTCAATGTTCCGATGAGCAAAAAGGTAGAGCTGATCATCAAAGCCGCCAGTGAAGAGACCTTGAGCATCATTGCCAAGAATGATAATTACATCGGGCGCTTCTGTAACACTTCTTCCTTCGAAGCCGGACTTGAGCCGAATACGCCGGATAAGGTGATGTCCGCTGTGATTACCGGAGCAGAGCTGCTGCTGCCGCTGGCCGGGCTGATTGACATCGAGCAGGAAATTATCCGTCTGGAAAAAGAAGTGCAGACACTGAATAGCGAAGTAGAGCGTGTTGAGAAGAAGCTTGGCAATCAGGGCTTTGTTGCCAAAGCGCCGGCTAAAGTCATCGAAGAGGAACGGGCGAAGCAGGCGGATTATTCCGCCAAACGTGAAAAGGTGCTGGCCCGCATCGCAGAGCTGAGGGGATAA
- the murC gene encoding UDP-N-acetylmuramate--L-alanine ligase, with translation MDTTERVHFIGIGGYGMSAIARVMLEMGYTVTGSDVAAQELTEKLIAKGAKVYIGHTAEQVKGADLVVYSTALASDNVEWVEAERLNIPVLHRSQMLARLLNERKGVAIAGAHGKTTTSSMIALIMEECGVDPTYIIGGEIMNVGTNAKAGQGEFVVAEADESDGSFLQYHPWLGIVTNIEADHLENYGGDFGRLKAAYVQFMNQMREDGTAIVCADDETAASLLPEVKGSVITYGIHSPSADYTATDIVLGDRQVAYTMNSGSAVLGRIELSIPGKYNLYNSMAAVIACLKSGIPFQAIAESILKFHGAKRRFQVLGEANDILVIDDYAHHPTEIQATISAAKATGKRIIAVFQPQRYTRTFFLLDAFSRAFSEADEVILTDIYSPAGEKQIEGVSSAKLVELIVQNSNANARHLPTKEAVLADLQGRIAPGDLVITMGAGDIWKVGYALAEGLKKH, from the coding sequence TTGGATACTACTGAACGTGTGCATTTTATAGGGATCGGCGGCTATGGCATGAGCGCGATTGCCCGGGTAATGCTGGAAATGGGATATACGGTAACGGGCTCCGACGTGGCGGCTCAGGAATTGACCGAGAAATTAATAGCCAAAGGAGCCAAGGTGTATATCGGACATACGGCTGAGCAGGTCAAAGGCGCAGACCTTGTCGTATACTCTACGGCTCTGGCAAGTGATAATGTGGAATGGGTAGAAGCAGAACGGCTCAACATTCCGGTCTTGCACCGCTCTCAGATGCTGGCCCGGCTGCTGAATGAGCGCAAAGGTGTAGCGATTGCGGGTGCTCATGGCAAAACCACCACCTCTTCTATGATCGCGCTGATTATGGAAGAGTGTGGAGTGGACCCCACCTATATTATCGGCGGGGAAATTATGAATGTCGGCACGAATGCCAAGGCGGGACAAGGGGAGTTCGTTGTGGCCGAAGCGGATGAGAGCGACGGCTCCTTCCTGCAGTACCATCCTTGGCTGGGAATTGTGACGAATATAGAAGCGGATCACCTGGAGAATTACGGAGGCGATTTCGGACGCCTGAAGGCTGCCTATGTACAATTCATGAATCAGATGCGTGAGGACGGCACGGCAATTGTATGTGCGGATGATGAGACAGCAGCCTCACTTCTGCCTGAAGTCAAAGGCAGCGTAATCACCTACGGTATTCATTCGCCTTCTGCGGATTACACGGCAACGGACATTGTGCTTGGCGACCGGCAGGTTGCCTACACCATGAACTCCGGCAGTGCGGTATTGGGGCGCATCGAGCTGTCCATCCCTGGTAAATACAATCTCTACAACTCGATGGCGGCAGTCATTGCCTGCCTGAAGTCTGGAATCCCCTTCCAGGCAATTGCGGAGTCCATCCTGAAATTCCACGGTGCGAAACGGCGGTTTCAAGTGCTCGGCGAGGCCAATGATATTCTGGTCATTGATGATTATGCACATCATCCTACAGAAATCCAGGCTACGATCAGCGCAGCCAAGGCCACGGGCAAACGGATTATTGCCGTGTTCCAGCCGCAGCGCTATACGCGGACTTTTTTCCTGCTGGATGCCTTCAGCCGTGCTTTCAGTGAAGCCGATGAGGTGATTCTGACTGATATTTATTCCCCGGCCGGAGAGAAGCAGATCGAAGGTGTCAGCTCTGCCAAGCTGGTGGAATTAATCGTACAGAACAGCAATGCCAACGCAAGGCATCTGCCCACCAAAGAGGCCGTACTAGCCGATTTGCAGGGCCGGATTGCTCCGGGTGATCTTGTGATTACCATGGGCGCGGGAGACATTTGGAAGGTTGGGTATGCACTGGCAGAGGGACTGAAGAAGCACTGA